The genomic region TTCAATCGGATAGGAAATCAACTGCAGATTGGATGAAGTGGTATGACGAGCGACCATTTCAACAGCCTAAATTATACTGATTAAAAGATGAATTTCTATCGTTACTTACCGAGTTTAGGTGTATGTACTATGGGTCTTTCACTGTTGGTCCAAAGTAAATGGGGTAGAATCTCCAATTCAATTGTCGGCAGATAGAAAGAAATTCGACAAAATGTATCACATGTAGAACTCAGGTAAAAGCACTTTCACCAACTGACGGTATGAAATGGAATAAGCCACGTGGAAAACCACAAGGGTGGAAGGGGAGAGGACAAATTTGTGCGTTCCATTCCGCAGGGAGTTGCTGTGGAATGACAACCCAATGCAAGGCGATTCAAGGTCAACGAttctgaagaaaataaaacagggaGGAAGGGCACAAAAATCcagtgacaaaaacaaaaggtgcaAATGATCAACATTGCCAAGgggcaaacaaaattttatatgAACATTACATAATGACTATAATTTAAAACTTATGACACCCAAATTATTCTCAAATGCTCTTTCCCGTGGGAACAGTGTAAGCCTACCAGGAATCTAGGTAAGCTGCCACTCTTTCAAATAAATGTATCTGCAGATGTGGTATGCGAAATCCGTCAGATTTAGTAAGAGCATTCATTTACACAGCTTTCCAAGATCCTAGTAAATGAAATTCCTTTTGTATAAGGCAATTGATCGTTTAATAACACCATAATGCTCGAAATTTTTAAGGACAACTAAATGGTAATATCGTAAAGCCAGAGATACATAGACTGCATGCATGTTTCAGCGGCGACAATTTTGTAAATCTATGGAACTGATTTACAATGTTTACTGCATCTGTCATATATGTGCTGAACTTATAAAAACATCCATGGGAATCATGCTGAAACTGGAAATGTGTTCAGCAAACTATGCAATATAGAAATTTTCAACAAAGAGACAGACAATATATCTTGCACTTTTGTTCATCTAACATTTTGCTGTCGAAACTTTAAAAGCAGttaaatacttttttctttaaaaattggtgGCCCTGAAAAGGGCCGATTGGGCCGGAAGCAGTGGAATGGTCGGTGAAACTTAACCGCCGAAACCGTACAGAGTGCGGCCCTGGCGTTTCAGAGCGTAGACGACATCCATGGCGGTGACCGTCTTTCTCTTGGCGTGTTCTGTGTAGGTGACGGCATCACGGATGACGTTCTCAAGGAACACCTTCAGAACACCACGAGTTTCCTCGTAGATCAAACCAGAAATACGCTTGACACCACCACGGCGAGCAAGACGTCGGATGGCGGGCTTCGTGATGCCCTGAATGTTGTCACGCAAAACTTTGCGATGACGTTTGGCGCCTCCCTTACCGAGTCCTTTACCTCCTTTGCCGCGACCAGTCATGGTGAATGTGTTTCAGAGATTTAGTAAATACTGAATGATAAAACTTTTGTTTCGGTTTCCCCATTATAAACCCCAATAGTCCCACCTGATTGGCTAACTTTAGCTTTCCCGTATTGAGCCTATCCCAATTCAGGTTTGCCAAGAGGCTTTGTGTTGTGTATCCCACTCGTTTTCCCTCCCTTTCTAATCTGACCAATAGCGTTAAAGAGCCTTAGCTTTACTGCATCCACTCACCCTATATAGCCCCAAGTATCTTCCATTAGCTTCAGTTTCCCAACTTCCATTACTGAAAATGGCTCGTACAAAGCAGACAGCTCGTAAATCCACCGGTGGTAAAGCTCCCCGTAAACAGCTGGCCACCAAGGCAGCTCGTAAGAGTGCCCCGGCCACTGGCGGTGTCAAGAAACCCCATCGTTACCGCCCCGGTACCGTCGCTCTTCGTGAGATCCGTCGTTACCAGAAATCGACTGAGCTTCTGATCCGCAAGTTGCCGTTCCAGCGCCTGGTCAGAGAAATCGCCCAGGACTTCAAGACCGACTTGCGTTTCCAGAGCTCCGCCGTGATGGCCCTTCAGGAGGCCAGCGAGGCTTACTTGGTGTGTCTTTTTGACGACACCAACTTGTGCGCCATCCACGCCAAGCGAGTCACCATCATGCCCAAGGACATCCAACTTGCCCGTCGTATCCGCGGTGAACGTGCCtagttgcatttttttgtcttcctaTTTCCAAACGGCCCTTTTCAGGGCCACTACACGTTTAGGCCAAGAAATCAATACTTCGCTTTCAAACATAAGTTATACTGTCGAATATCAATTCATTTCGTCCCTTACGGCTAAAGGTTCGCACTGTTCGGTTTACGTTTTTCAACTTCAATTGGTTTCTATCTGTTTTCGATTCTTGCCGTTGGAATTCGTGTTAGCAACCCGGACTAGTTTTCGACTAGAGGTAGTTAACTGACGAGCTATGTAATAACCAACAGCTTCGCTAAAAAATTGTATAAGGTAAATGATAACGATCGCAAATTTGTCCGACCCATCTAATTTGGATTGATGGTTGTTGTACAGTAGAAAGTTATTGAAATTTGGGAGAATTCGACAAAccataaattttgaaaatatgaaTTCTTAGGTAAACTCCTAGATTCCGTCGACGGTTATTTTCCACGTTGTTGCTTGCGACAAGTAACAATTTTGTGAATAATTGTTGATTTAATAGCAAATTTCTATCACCaagtacgaaaaaaaaaagattttttttgaaGGCACACATGCTGGCaacaaatcagaaatgattAGAAATGAAATTAGAATTATGAAAGAAACATTATCGACTCGGtattaaaatctttaaaaaagagggaacaccaaaaatcattttgaacGTGCGATTAATCATTGCCAAACAGATCACGAAAGAGAAACCTCTTTATCAAAAAGTCTGGCGGCCATGAAAAAGCCGGACGCATTCGAAGTCGGGGGTAAGAGTTCGGTCCTTGGTGCTACTTTGAAATTGTAGCGCTAACTTGCGATTTCGAAAGAAGGctcaaaagaaataagaacTCTCTTCATTTTGTGAAGATTTGAGGAGTATTCCCTAAGTAGATGCCGACGATCATGACGGGGttttttaacaatattttATATCACATTTGTTAACCCTTAGTATCAACCTATCACTCACTATCTTTTCGATGACAAAATTCCATTTGTCACTTCAATAACGAATTGGAgacaaaggaaaaacaaataccCTTTTTTACTCCCTATCGCGCTACTATCGGTTATTATCAAAATCGTACATCCGGCTTACTGCACTAAAGAAGAGCGACCAGTGATGAGCCATAGCACAGAATCGGGAAGTTCTTTCGAAACATGGGGGCGTCAGTGGTCATTGGCTGCCACGGCATACAAGAGTTTAAACTCGTATATTAAATAGTAGGACGCTCAAGTGAAAAGACGTTTTTAGCAGTCTTACCTTTTTGTCTTGATGTCGAAATGAAGTCTGTCAATtcgatgattttgttttccgaAGCTATTCTGCTTGTGATTGTTCTGCTTTTTACTGCAACTGCAAGTAAGTTCTTTAATATTTTGCGGAcgatttctttccttttcaacACAAACTCTAACATGATTGTAACAGATGGGCAAACGAATACCAATTTCGACGACGATGCGCAGTGTGAACCCTCCCTGGCTGATGGTATGACGTTCTTAACTTCTTACGTTTGTAGGTTCTAATACTTGTTACCATTTTGATATCGATATCCTTTTAGCGTGTTTTACGGATGTCGCCCAAGACCTGCGGTGCCTAGGATCAACTAAGAGGTCGGCGCAATGCAACGATCTGTGCAGGTAGAAAAGGACATTAATAACATTCAAAACTTAGTAAATGATTTAGCTACGTATTTACTAAAATATAATTCAGATCGATTGATGACGCCCTTCAGTGTACAGCCGATATAATAGATACAGACTGTGGTCAGAAAGACGGACGTGACCGATTTGATGCATGGCTGCGTGGATTGAGGGCTGTCTATTACTCACTATGCGGCAAGGATCGGCTTactattttgggtaaaacatACCCCGTCATTGAATATTATATTTCAATAAGGTTACGTCAAACTCGATAACTTTGGTAGGTTTAACACAAAATGCCGATTGCTGGAATCCAATGAGCTTCATTTCGTGCGTCGAGAAAATGGCTGGAATCGATCATGTTAATAACCTACTACGGCTACGTCTCGATATGAATCAGTGCAAGTTAGTAATTTACtctataatttaaaaatagtcAATATTTACTTACCTTATTTTGCCTATGATATATAGCCGCCTGATGATTAGTATTAGCACGTGTAACGTCAAAGCAACCAGCTTGGGATTGGCCAGTGCACGATGCTCACCTTCTCTAGAGGGCGTAAATGAAATTATCCATACCTTTTTCTCAAAAACAGAATGCGGGCGACTGTGTAACACTGGAAGTAGTATTTCCCAAAACACTAGCGTAGCTTCAGTTCTTTGTCTTCTAACGTTTTTGTTTACTGTAAttctaaaattttgaatacgTCAAATATATGTGGTTGCTGTAGGAAAGATATGGAATGGTCCAAATCAATCTATACGAAGACTCATAAATACATAAGAATTTTCTATTATGTATTGGCTAAAGGGCAATACTTATTACTTTCGGCACACCTTAGCAGATCGCTTTGACAGTCAGTGGCAATTCTGTAATTTTGTCTATTTTCCGATTATCCACAGTTTTGAGAGGAGGAAGAGGGCGTATTTTCCTTCCATATCTACAAAACCATAAAATGGTTAAATTATGCAAGAAGCCGTGGCGGCGAAAGCCAAATGTACCTTCCATCCTTCCTGTGCCAAAGGCCAGAACGCGGCCGGAATCCGAGCCACCTAAGGCGTTGGGCACTTCCGATGTGTTTTGTGTTGTGATCCTCGTTACCAACGTGTCCAACAGTGGCCATGCACTCTTGTTTGAGGgacatttcttgttttgaagGGAGTTGGATTATGCATCGATCACCAACTTTGCGGACGAGTATAGCACGAGAACCAGCAGACACTGCAATTGTGCCTCCCTCTCCAACGTACTTTTCGAtgcaacttaaaaaaaaaaaaatgatttcatgaGATCCAATATGAACTGTTTGATATTAAAAGATCAAAACTATTACCAGACTTCAGTTCCCAATGGTAGTGCCCCCAAAGGATGAGCATCTCCTTCTTTTGGTCGAACTATGAAAATAGATTAATCAATGTTAAGGAAACCAGTAaactaattttgaaaaaatgtcaagttttaataattttatgtGCTCGGCAAAAACAGAGAGAGAATGTTCAGTAGATTTTAACTAGAAAGACAGGAGGTACTTACTTGCAATTCTGGGAATATGACCAGAAGTTGATATTAAATCCCCAGCTTTCATAGTTGAGGTTGCTGTAATGTACCTAACTTTATCTCCACCAGCTACCAATGCTAATTTCGCACTTTGACAGGGATCATACTGTATTGCCAAGATTTTTTCCACCAGCGGAGGCCCTTCCTTTGGTCCATGACGGCACTTGTCTACCcacctatatttttttttgtgtccaCCTCCAAGCCCACCAACAACCCGTTTACCTATAAATGAAAATATTGATGCTTTGATGTTATGTTCTTTGTAAGTATCGAGAAACTCTAACCTGTGGTAGGATCCCTTCCAGCTAGCTTCAGAAGAGGCAGTTTTTTCACAGTATATTTCTCAGGGAATTTTACCATCCATCTGTAACCAAAAGCTTTCCATCCAGGTTCTGTTAGATACCCATGTTTATTTATAAATCTTATTTGCTGGTGCTGAGGTTGTAGTTGGATAAGAGTAGTAGTTGGAAGCTTGACCGAGACATTTTGAGTTAATGTGAAACGACTGTTAGTAACACACAGTCTTGAGAACGAATTTAGTACATTTTGCATCATCTTGCTTTTAGCACacggaatgaaaaaaaagcatagATGAATGTTGTTTCTTTAACAATCTCCCGATCAGTTGAGAAAATCAGTATTTAGCAGACGATGCAACCGGGCAGCGGAAGCAGGCGGCGGAGATTTTGGACTTGGTAACATTTAGCCGGGAAACTTGGAACACGTGTTTGACCATTCATTAATACAACCGAGTGAATTTAGTTTGTTCTACTACTAAAATATCGTTGCATGGTTTTTATAACCCATGTACTAGGCATGGTTTCATAACTTGAAAGCTCACTTACTTTACAAGTCAACACCTCAAAAAGACATGCAAATGACAATTTGCAACTGCCATAAAAAACTTCAACCTGTCATTTCGAGCAAACTTCCAAAGATGTCAATTAGGGCTTTTGTCGATTGTTGGCGTGAGATGACAAGTTAACAATTATTACCACCGATTCCCGGATTACCTTAATGATGGCAGGAAATTCAATGGAGATATGAttgcaaattgaaaaattgtacaaataacaaaacaagctCAACATGACTGCACGTTGAAAGCATTGGAACAATCAAACCTAGAGAAAGTCTTCTGAAGTAAATATTTTCAGAATTTTGCAATGGTAAATACACATCAATACTTCCAAAACTGTCTCGATTTATATTTCAAATACAATAAACTCGTACGTCCATAATTATGGTACAGTAGAAAATACGGTACACACccacatacatacatacacgCAAATACACCTCCGACGCACTTTTccgttacacacacaaacaaacacacataaaaaaaaggatattttctttcagtggaagaaaaaaaaaactaaataaacaaTCATAGATCAACGGAGAGTAATCTAAGCTGGGAGAGGAGGATTATAGCAGCTGAGAACCAGCCGAATAATAAATTAAACTCTTTAGAGAAATTGTGGTGTGTATCTGTGGTGGGGGGCGTGGCGGCGGGAACGAGAGGATTGCGGGTGGGTGGAATAGTTCTAGGTACAACCAAACACAGGCAGCTACAAATTCGTCGCGTTTGCCATACATCAACATGTGCGAAAATAATTTGATTCCTCATTTATTCAGGCGCGAGATGAAGCGGGTGAACTAGAGCTGGGTAAACGAGGGGAGTCCAGTAGAATCGAGAGATGAGAACACCTTGAACTCGAGAAAACAGAATTTCAAAGTGAAGTTTTGTAACTACTTAACTCAATCCCTCTCTGGTATGCgtagatatatatatgtatagcACTAGTTTTGTCGTTCGCTATGCAGGAAAGATCGCGAAATGAGAAATAAGCCCTGCAAAAACTGTACAAATTATTTCTCCTTAGATTGAATACCGACCGACTGCTACAGTCGACAGTGTCTGGTACAGAGTATTTTAGAAATCGAGCCGTGGAACTGTTGTCTAACTCTCGTATGTCATTGTGACAATTCGGGTCAGTATTACCTTTCCCAAATTGAAACTGTCTCGGAGAAAGTTCGGTTAGCATTATCAGGTATTCAAGCTCTGAAGTCCGGATCGCAATCCGAGTCGTCGCTGCTTTCGTCGCTCTCAATTTTCCGCTTTCGTTTCTTATGGGATTTCTTCTTACTGCTACTGCTTTTCTCGCCCCTAGGTGATCTTGGAGTTTTTACTGACTTCGATCGAGGTGTTTTCATTGGTGTTGTAGGCGCTCCCATTATCGGTGCACTCGGCGCTAACGCCGGTGCTGCTCCGAAGGCGGGGACTCCAATTGGCACGTCCGTCGGGACAGGCGATTCAGTAACTTGATACGTTCGCATGGCAGAAGCCAGTctctcttcttcgtcttcttcggcAGGATCAATTTTGAGCATGAGCTGCTTGAACTCGATATACTTTTCCACTAGAGACTGCTTACTCGATACTTCCACATAACCAGTTAATCCAAGGTTTTCTATAtcgaaaaatggaaaagatacGATTAGATAATTAAATAAACGAATGGGCCAGTTCATTGCTGATATACCTTTTAATGCATGTAGTGTTGGCCTAGGCATAAATATGGTAACCGCTTTCCTCGGTGCGTTCTTCTCGTAAATTTTTGCTCCTTCTGACGGCGAATACTGGGTAATTTTGGCATCTGTCAGGCCGTATTGGTCCTTTAAATGTTGCTTTAGCATGAGAAGGAGCAGGCAACCCTGTGCAGCTGTCAAGAACTCTTCGAAAGGTCTTGTGTCTGGAGGAAGTCGTTGCACGAGAGACTCAATGTCCtcatcgtcttcttcctcctccggACTAGTAGGAACAGCACTAGGGAGCAGGGATTCTCGGAATCCTTGCAAGAGGTTAGACCCGGTCACCGACACCATAATGTCAATGTGATGAATCAGGAACAGTGGTTCGTCAATCACCTGGAATTACATAAGATAAACAATTAAtgcttcatttaaaaaaaatacttaaccACGGAATATCATCAGGCAATGACTTACCTGGTACGGAAAGGAAGCTAAATTGTCTGCCAGATAAAGGAGCTGTGCAAGAGGATTCTTCGAAGTTTCATCGAACTGCTTGAGCATGGAAAGTACAAGAGCTCTTCGCTGCTGTTTTGTACCACGAAGAAGAGAATAGAGAAAACCATTGAGAGCAGAGGGATGTTCTCCTTCCTTGAGTCGGAAACCACGAGCTATTCCTTGGCTTTCTTGTATTGCACTAGCCACAGAACACTTGGTACCGCTTTTCTTATTAGGAGTTTCCGCTGTGCTCCTACAAATAGCAATTATTTCATTACACAAATGTTGCAATTCAAGACAACTATCGGACTTACTTCGAAGCTGATTGGACAGGTGAATTCTCTTTGGGAGCGCTTTCGATGAGTGACTGTAACTGATAAGAGAGTCTGATGCCTTGCAACGCTTTCATGTGAATGAACCCTggatatttcttttcaatttcttgcAGCTGTTTGTCTGCTGCAAGGGATACCCGCTCTGCATCCGTACTAATGCATATCAAATACGGGACGATTTGCACCGGATGAACCTGTTAGAATCGATGTGTTCGTTAAAGGATATAGTTTTAGGTAAATAAATCAAGCGAATCTTACCAGGCCTTGCTGAAGGATCAATTGTGTCACTCTGAAGGCTGATTGTCGAACACTTGATGAAGAGTGGATGAAGCAATCCAAGATGGGCTTCAGATACAATTGAATAACAGTGCTGGCCATTCCCGAGGTTACGTCTCCCATCTCCTTTAAGTTTTCCTTCTTTGACGTCTTAGACCACTGTTGGTCTTCTTTGATCATTCGAATTTCCTCTtcctacagaaaaaaatttaaaaatcagaaaccATGACGCACAATGATAAAACTAAAGTGATTGCTGGGAATTTACTTGAAGGTAGGTTTCGATGTTGTTTAACACTTGAACTTTTAGTCGCAACGGAACGGACGGCTCCAACAGCCGCTGAGGGAGATGATTAAGAAAAAGACAGATTAAGGGCCTGCTCACACAGTTGATGATTAGCTGTATATACTTACGTTAAGATAAACCGATTTTAGGGATTCTCCCAACATGAAATCATAGTGTCTAATGCAGACAGAGCCAATGGCctgaaagagaaacaagaatTCTCAGttaattattttatattgATGAAGCCACCAAATTAAGTTACCTGAAGGGTGAAGAACTGCATATCAGTACAGTTTTGGCACACGAAGTAAAGAAGTATTTCCATTACTTGTTGTTTGGTCGAGTCAGGTAAACCAAAGCGCACCTGAAACCATAAtgaaacatgttaaatcgTTCTCTATTTTCAACCAAGAATGGGTAAGTCACCTCTTCGTCCGTAAAATCGAAATGTCTGAGCAATAATCCTACGGTGAAAAGTGCTCTTCGGAAGAAAGGCCGATGTTGGACGAGTCGTGGATTATCTGGATCTCTTTCGTGCATCAACTTGTACTCGGTTAGTGGCCCAAAGTATTTTCGGAAGCAATCTCGGATGAGCTTAAAATTTCGTGTCACGTGATTGACAACTGAACCCAGGCACGAAAGACAAGCAGCCACTACGGCTTTCTCGTGTTGCAAAATCAACTTGACGGCATCTTCTTCGAGCTGGGCAAGGAAAGACTCACTCGGATGTTCGAGCAACGGAACCACTACTTCCAACGTGCGCGCAACATCGCTGATAATTTGATAGTCGCCTTGCGTTCTACAGCGAAGGCTCAGGTAAGGTTGAAGGGTCATGGCGTGCGGTACCAACAAAAGGGGTCGTATTTTCGCGAACAGATACAATGTCGTCATACAGGCAACCAATCGCTGAGAGGCTCCTTTTGTTTCTCCACCATTTGCACTTTTACCATCCGCCGGAGCTGCTATAAGGAAAAACATTAGTGTTGCGCGAATGCGAACGGTGATGAGCCAAGAATTTACCAGAATGGGACACACGAGCAAGGGATGCTTCTTCAAGACGAAGGATATTTTCGACTAAGCAATCAACAATCTGTTGACAGGCCGTCAAGAGAGCTTTGGAAGGTTCGACGTTTGCTTTCGCCGCGTCGTCTTTGTCCTCTTTCGGTCGAAACATTTGTTGAAGAAGTTGTTCCAGCCAATCTAAGCCAGTATCTCTGCAGGCGGCTACCACATCAGTAATGTTCATGACCTGAAAATtgaaggaaatgaaagaaatgaagaattatTGAGAGAATTCACTCATAATGGCACACaccaataaataaataaaaaaagattataTAAATGTAGGTACTGACCTTTCTCATCAATGCATTGAAATCCAGTGTCGGTTTCTCTCTGACTGGACTAAACCACATGGCTTGGAAGACCTCCATTACAAGTTTCTTGATGCCACCTTCTTCGTCATTTACTCGCCTGATCATTTTAACGCAGATTTCTGGAATTTTAGGGAAATCAGGACATTCGGTGCAGATGTCTTTCATGAtctacaatttaaaaaaaaatgattaacatGAAACTGATGATACCATTCATTCTAAATCCCTGAAATACCTTAATAACTCGTTTGCGAACGCTAACTCCAGTGTCCAGAATACGAGCAGACAGCATAGTGTAATACTTGTCTATCAGCTCTGGTCGAGACAAGACGAACTTCCCAACTAAGTCGACGGCAGCTTCTCTGACAGCCGTACTCTGGTCCAAGAAAGAATGATGAACACCAAGTTGCATATCTGTACGAGCAAGGACGACTGGATCAGATTCGACAATCTGAGTTAGGCATTTCATGGCCTTGGCTCGCACAGCGATGGCCGGTTCCGTCAACacctataaaagaaaacacgtcAGTGACAATAAATAACCGAAAAAATCTACAGGATTTTAACAACTGATTGATTTATGCTAAAATAAACTTACCTTTAAAATATGCTTGAGGTACGAATCGAAGCTCTGAGAGAACGGCCTTTTCGACGCCAAAAAGCGCGTGATAAGTTCCGAGCTCTCGGCATCAAGTGGCGTGGTTAAGACCTGTGTTCTCGTACCAGGGGCTGCCTCTGGGAAAGGATTGATTTTCGAAAGCAGTAGCTTCTTTCTTCGGTCCATCATCTCCATCGATCGATTGTGATTATTGCAATCGGCGCCAGCAGTTTCAGGATCAGGCTTTTTAGCATCGTCGTTGTCGTCCtcagaagacgaagaagaggaagacgacgatgacgatgaaaagtggtttcgttttttcttctttttctttttctttggcgtttctttgttttgcggTCGTTCTTCGTGACCCGCATCGGGTACATTGTCAGACGAAATGGCTCTTTTTGTCACGCTGGATTTGGTATCTATATACCATTGGGCGACGTAGAAATGTCGAGCGTGAAGCATAGCGGGATCACATTGAGAGTTTACAGCAAGATAATCAAGCAACAATGTCTGAAGAATCTAAACAGGAAGAACACAGCAAAAGCGTTACTCGTTATCCTCgataataaaaacattttattatacACCATACCTCGGTTTTGTCTGCTGGaagattttctttctcgtgCTCTCTGTCGccactctttttcttctttttatgttttttggATTTGAATTCTTCCACCGCATTATTTGTTTCATCTTCTCGGACCTGCTTTAGGAGTTGATCGATCGTATCCGTTCGAAGTTGAGAAGTAACGGCATCTTTTCTAAGGCGGGCGGCAACCACGCCGAGGTACTCCAGTGATGCGACTCGTAACAAAACATCGACATTTTTGTTGCTAAAGTTTTGCACCAAAAGTTTGCCCA from Daphnia carinata strain CSIRO-1 chromosome 6, CSIRO_AGI_Dcar_HiC_V3, whole genome shotgun sequence harbors:
- the LOC130702066 gene encoding nipped-B-like protein isoform X1 — its product is MNGEIPTIPIISLAGIASLSDLLPEMPLPVPLASTQASRSLLFHPRVAEEAHRLLSTHDDALAAQLQHALTTTSYNPQHIILRDQRYENFNHPEISQPQPELLGAILQRNPHVFRQQQQQHPQPWNSNQSTVHPHHQQQQQAMMYNSQQQIGYASPATHVGAYTPSGNSVQGYAPQQSPAPGLPAQAAMNYVPQGSPYSTQTKLLAAQNNVYPQQPQQGYNSPSWGYEKPVQTPVPAQQQYQQQQAQQHYPQQHHPQQPQATHPAMALVEPQPPQHNQPQQIPQQQIQQQSQHPSPQQAAQPQLPFYNHQEYPNTIASTHSHERDETEKPVFQRQPAVPQQPAHNHQYVESVKTEPVATSSTNNSSQQNHRMSRKHNSGRPSYKEDSDSDGGAVKPMEPIKEEKPVQEETKPKVKVRKEETPRKRKSTGEVVTGNDEVAPAPKKKFKRLERKITHDEAKLSAEELMETNTFQRFTRLVEHIFDATEDADLNAPADLDNDTDMPQEAMIPKQQLHDLCAEAAKLKSIGAMSAVPPERLVRLLNLLEKNIRDGAKISLLGDPDEDEEESKLWTELSSERVLRAVEAALAALHILTAQNMPKRAYLEDVIERIVQLARFQLQHSIYPAYDPVYRTESKKDVMSSGGSSKKKRAHVREVRDKTVLLVYHKMVVLVGLMAELLAVQTLTDTAVLHLSTVGVAPFFVENIPELQLSSLRLVTTIFSRYDKHRRLLLDDILASIARLPSSKRGLRTFRLSADQHIQMLTALVLQLIQCVLCLPEKLGAPPGTAVQADDTDSSVLTMDPEVVVATRYDTAVRTAANFLSVFLGKCGVKNNEEVDYRPLFENFVQDLLSTVNKPEWPAAELLLSLLGKLLVQNFSNKNVDVLLRVASLEYLGVVAARLRKDAVTSQLRTDTIDQLLKQVREDETNNAVEEFKSKKHKKKKKSGDREHEKENLPADKTEILQTLLLDYLAVNSQCDPAMLHARHFYVAQWYIDTKSSVTKRAISSDNVPDAGHEERPQNKETPKKKKKKKKRNHFSSSSSSSSSSSSEDDNDDAKKPDPETAGADCNNHNRSMEMMDRRKKLLLSKINPFPEAAPGTRTQVLTTPLDAESSELITRFLASKRPFSQSFDSYLKHILKVLTEPAIAVRAKAMKCLTQIVESDPVVLARTDMQLGVHHSFLDQSTAVREAAVDLVGKFVLSRPELIDKYYTMLSARILDTGVSVRKRVIKIMKDICTECPDFPKIPEICVKMIRRVNDEEGGIKKLVMEVFQAMWFSPVREKPTLDFNALMRKVMNITDVVAACRDTGLDWLEQLLQQMFRPKEDKDDAAKANVEPSKALLTACQQIVDCLVENILRLEEASLARVSHSAAPADGKSANGGETKGASQRLVACMTTLYLFAKIRPLLLVPHAMTLQPYLSLRCRTQGDYQIISDVARTLEVVVPLLEHPSESFLAQLEEDAVKLILQHEKAVVAACLSCLGSVVNHVTRNFKLIRDCFRKYFGPLTEYKLMHERDPDNPRLVQHRPFFRRALFTVGLLLRHFDFTDEEVRFGLPDSTKQQVMEILLYFVCQNCTDMQFFTLQAIGSVCIRHYDFMLGESLKSVYLNRLLEPSVPLRLKVQVLNNIETYLQEEEIRMIKEDQQWSKTSKKENLKEMGDVTSGMASTVIQLYLKPILDCFIHSSSSVRQSAFRVTQLILQQGLVHPVQIVPYLICISTDAERVSLAADKQLQEIEKKYPGFIHMKALQGIRLSYQLQSLIESAPKENSPVQSASKSTAETPNKKSGTKCSVASAIQESQGIARGFRLKEGEHPSALNGFLYSLLRGTKQQRRALVLSMLKQFDETSKNPLAQLLYLADNLASFPYQVIDEPLFLIHHIDIMVSVTGSNLLQGFRESLLPSAVPTSPEEEEDDEDIESLVQRLPPDTRPFEEFLTAAQGCLLLLMLKQHLKDQYGLTDAKITQYSPSEGAKIYEKNAPRKAVTIFMPRPTLHALKENLGLTGYVEVSSKQSLVEKYIEFKQLMLKIDPAEEDEEERLASAMRTYQVTESPVPTDVPIGVPAFGAAPALAPSAPIMGAPTTPMKTPRSKSVKTPRSPRGEKSSSSKKKSHKKRKRKIESDESSDDSDCDPDFRA